In Eulemur rufifrons isolate Redbay chromosome 29, OSU_ERuf_1, whole genome shotgun sequence, one DNA window encodes the following:
- the RHEB gene encoding GTP-binding protein Rheb — MPQSKSRKIAILGYRSVGKSSLTIQFVEGQFVDSYDPTIENTFTKLITVNGQEYHLQLVDTAGQDEYSIFPQTYSIDINGYILVYSVTSIKSFEVIKVIHGKLLDMVGKVQIPIMLVGNKKDLHMERVISYEEGKALAESWNAAFLESSAKENQTAVDVFRRIILEAEKIDGAASQGKSSCSVM; from the exons GGAAATCCTCATTGACGATTCAGTTTGTTGAAGGCCAATTTGTTGACTCCTACGATCCAACCATAGAAAACA CTTTCACAAAGTTGATCACAGTAAATGGACAAGAATATCATCTTCAGCTTGTAGACACAGCTGGGCAA GATGAATATTCCATCTTTCCTCAGACATACTCCATAGATATTAACGGTTATATACTTGTGTATTCTGTTACATCAATCAAAAG ttttgaagtGATTAAAGTTATCCATGGCAAATTGTTGGATATGGTGGGGAAAGTACA AATACCTATTATGTTGGTCGGGAATAAGAAAGACCTGCATATGGAAAG ggTGATCAGTTATGAAGAAGGGAAAGCTTTGGCAGAATCTTGGAATGCAGCTTTTTTGGAATCTTCTGCTAAAGAAAATCAG actGCTGTTGATGTTTTTAGAAGGATAATTTTGGAGGCAGAAAAAATTGATGGGGCAGCTTCACAGGGAAAGTCTTCGTGCTCAGTGATGTGA